A single region of the Nocardioides sp. W7 genome encodes:
- a CDS encoding helix-turn-helix transcriptional regulator — protein MAREVTDEPGIDSYDFTRVLAAVADPIRLSIVRQLAEADGALTCGAIELPIKASTATHHFTALRQAGVLHQYYVGTSRMNLLRTDDLERVYPGFLPSVVAGASKTQTRSRP, from the coding sequence ATGGCACGTGAGGTCACCGACGAACCCGGCATCGACAGCTACGACTTCACCCGTGTTCTCGCTGCCGTCGCCGACCCCATCCGGCTCAGCATCGTCCGCCAGCTCGCGGAGGCCGACGGAGCCTTGACCTGCGGTGCGATCGAGCTGCCCATCAAGGCGTCGACCGCGACCCACCACTTCACCGCGTTGCGCCAGGCCGGTGTCCTGCACCAGTACTACGTCGGGACGTCGCGGATGAACCTGCTCCGCACCGACGACCTGGAACGGGTCTACCCGGGCTTCCTGCCGTCGGTGGTCGCTGGCGCGAGCAAGACGCAGACCAGGAGCCGGCCCTAG
- a CDS encoding zinc-binding dehydrogenase, which translates to MPCRWSSREPSTPWPARWGERASDLTDGRGVDIVLDVVGGEGLRDSIRATRGSGTVAVIGFLDGQSANLDLMDVIWHQTRIQGIAVGHRRSFHDLVAFLDEHHIEPVIDSVYAFDDAHAAYDRLARGAFGKIVVKVS; encoded by the coding sequence GTGCCCTGCCGATGGTCTTCGAGGGAGCCGTCAACGCCCTGGCCCGCCCGGTGGGGTGAGCGCGCGTCGGACCTGACCGACGGCCGCGGTGTGGACATAGTGCTCGACGTCGTCGGCGGCGAGGGCCTGCGTGACTCCATCCGCGCCACCCGGGGCAGCGGCACGGTCGCCGTCATCGGGTTCCTCGACGGCCAGAGCGCGAACCTGGACCTGATGGACGTGATCTGGCACCAGACACGTATCCAGGGCATCGCCGTGGGCCATCGCCGGTCCTTCCACGACCTGGTCGCCTTCCTCGACGAGCACCACATCGAGCCCGTCATCGACAGCGTGTACGCCTTCGACGACGCGCACGCCGCCTACGACCGGCTCGCCCGCGGCGCGTTCGGGAAGATCGTCGTCAAGGTCAGCTGA
- a CDS encoding NAD(P)/FAD-dependent oxidoreductase, which produces MSGRSIDLLVAGGGPAGLVTALHAARAGWEVEVWDPRPGAIDKACGEGLMPGALDALRALGVDPVGHPLQGIRYVGGTRSATADFRSGTGRGIRRTTLHEALTRAARDAGVRLEQRALRAAPTQDPDRVRVQEVEARFLVAADGLHSPTRRRLGLDRPHPRHVRFGLRRHFAVPPWSSYVEVHWGPAAEAYVTPVGPGLVGVAVLASTKADYESRFAALPELRGRLLGAEPVTEVRGAGPLRQGARRRVAGRVLLVGDAAGYLDALTGEGLALAFAQGEAAVAAIRVGNPQRYEREWVRLTRRYRWLTGALVAGTRFGPARRAVVPAARALPMVFEGAVNALARPVG; this is translated from the coding sequence GTGAGCGGACGCTCGATCGACCTCCTCGTCGCCGGCGGCGGACCGGCGGGGCTCGTGACGGCGCTGCACGCCGCCCGTGCCGGCTGGGAGGTCGAGGTGTGGGACCCCCGGCCCGGGGCGATCGACAAGGCCTGCGGCGAGGGACTGATGCCGGGGGCGCTCGACGCCCTGCGCGCCCTGGGCGTCGACCCCGTCGGGCACCCCCTCCAGGGCATCCGGTACGTCGGCGGCACCCGCTCCGCGACCGCGGACTTCCGGTCCGGCACCGGCCGGGGGATCCGGCGGACCACGCTGCACGAGGCGCTCACCCGGGCCGCGCGCGACGCGGGCGTCCGCCTCGAGCAGCGCGCGCTGCGCGCGGCGCCGACCCAGGACCCGGACCGGGTGCGGGTCCAGGAGGTCGAGGCCCGCTTCCTGGTCGCCGCCGACGGCCTGCACTCCCCCACCCGCCGCCGACTCGGCCTGGACCGCCCGCACCCGCGTCACGTCCGGTTCGGGTTGCGTCGCCACTTCGCGGTGCCGCCGTGGTCGTCGTACGTCGAGGTGCACTGGGGCCCGGCCGCCGAGGCGTACGTGACGCCCGTCGGTCCCGGTCTGGTGGGCGTGGCCGTCCTGGCCTCGACGAAGGCCGACTACGAGTCGCGCTTCGCCGCACTCCCGGAGCTGCGTGGCCGACTGCTCGGGGCCGAGCCCGTCACCGAGGTCCGGGGCGCCGGGCCGCTGCGCCAGGGCGCCCGACGCCGGGTCGCGGGCCGGGTGCTCCTCGTCGGTGACGCCGCGGGCTACCTCGACGCGCTCACCGGTGAGGGCCTGGCGCTGGCCTTCGCCCAGGGCGAGGCGGCCGTGGCCGCCATCCGGGTCGGGAACCCTCAGCGCTACGAGCGCGAGTGGGTCCGCCTGACCCGGCGCTACCGCTGGCTGACCGGGGCGCTGGTGGCCGGCACCCGCTTCGGGCCGGCCCGCCGCGCCGTCGTCCCGGCCGCCCGTGCCCTGCCGATGGTCTTCGAGGGAGCCGTCAACGCCCTGGCCCGCCCGGTGGGGTGA
- a CDS encoding isoprenylcysteine carboxyl methyltransferase family protein, whose amino-acid sequence MSSEALYTLLVVAVGLERVAELVVSQRHAAWAFAHGGVESGRGHYPVMVLVHTGLLVGCVVEVQVADRAFVPVLGWSMLALVVLAQAVRWWCIAVLGRQWNTRVIVVPGMDLVRAGPYRFLPHPNYVAVAVEGVALPLVHDAWVTAVVFTVANAAVLATRIRVENRALQAAAP is encoded by the coding sequence ATGAGCAGCGAGGCCCTCTACACGCTGCTCGTCGTGGCGGTCGGCCTGGAGCGCGTCGCCGAGCTGGTGGTCTCCCAGCGCCACGCGGCGTGGGCGTTCGCGCACGGGGGCGTCGAGTCCGGACGCGGGCACTACCCGGTGATGGTGCTCGTGCACACCGGGCTGCTGGTCGGCTGCGTGGTGGAGGTGCAGGTGGCGGACCGCGCGTTCGTGCCGGTGCTGGGCTGGTCGATGCTGGCCCTGGTCGTCCTGGCCCAGGCGGTGCGCTGGTGGTGCATCGCGGTGCTCGGGCGGCAGTGGAACACCCGCGTCATCGTCGTACCGGGGATGGACCTGGTGCGCGCCGGGCCCTATCGGTTCCTGCCGCACCCGAACTACGTGGCGGTGGCCGTCGAGGGCGTCGCCCTCCCCCTGGTTCACGACGCCTGGGTCACCGCCGTGGTGTTCACCGTGGCCAACGCCGCCGTGCTCGCCACCCGGATCAGGGTGGAGAACAGGGCGCTGCAGGCGGCGGCGCCGTGA
- a CDS encoding 3-oxoacyl-[acyl-carrier-protein] synthase III C-terminal domain-containing protein, which produces MRILSVRGALPEHRHSQAEITASFVETMLRGQVNASVVERFHRNACVDTRHTVLPLEAYQHLDGFGPANDEFIAHGVELGARAVLDALTAVDLAPTDVDLIVSATVTGLAVPSLDARVAALIGMREDVVRVPIVGLGCVAGAAGIARLHDYLLGHPDAVAVLMSVELCSLTLQRDDASVPNLVASGLFGDGAAAVVAAGRDRAAELASTTLPQPEVLASRSRLYPDSERTMGWDVGSSGLKIVLDGAVPDVVRRYVGPDVARFLADHGLTREDVGWYVAHPGGPKVLEALQDSLGVDRAALEVTWESLRRIGNLSSASVLHVLADTLRDRPPRPGSYGLMLAMGPGFCSELLLLRMPG; this is translated from the coding sequence GATCACCGCGTCCTTCGTCGAGACGATGCTGCGCGGGCAGGTGAACGCCTCGGTCGTGGAACGGTTCCACCGCAACGCCTGCGTGGACACCCGGCACACCGTCCTGCCCCTGGAGGCCTACCAGCACCTCGACGGCTTCGGTCCGGCCAATGACGAGTTCATCGCCCACGGCGTCGAGCTCGGGGCCCGCGCGGTGCTCGACGCGCTCACGGCCGTCGACCTCGCCCCGACCGACGTCGACCTCATCGTCTCGGCCACCGTCACCGGGCTTGCGGTGCCGTCGCTGGACGCCCGGGTGGCCGCCCTGATCGGGATGCGCGAGGACGTCGTCCGGGTGCCGATCGTCGGACTCGGCTGCGTGGCCGGCGCGGCCGGGATCGCCCGGCTGCACGACTACCTGCTCGGGCACCCCGACGCCGTCGCCGTCCTGATGAGCGTGGAGCTGTGCTCGCTGACCCTGCAGCGCGACGACGCCTCCGTGCCGAACCTGGTCGCCAGCGGGCTCTTCGGGGACGGTGCCGCGGCCGTCGTCGCCGCCGGCCGGGACCGGGCCGCGGAGCTGGCCTCGACCACCCTCCCCCAGCCGGAGGTGCTGGCGAGCCGCAGCCGGCTCTACCCCGACTCGGAACGCACCATGGGGTGGGACGTCGGCTCCAGCGGCCTGAAGATCGTGCTCGACGGCGCGGTCCCCGACGTCGTACGCCGCTACGTCGGGCCGGACGTCGCCCGGTTCCTCGCCGACCACGGCCTGACCCGCGAGGACGTCGGGTGGTACGTCGCGCACCCGGGCGGACCCAAGGTGCTGGAGGCTCTGCAGGACTCGCTGGGCGTCGACCGGGCCGCCCTGGAGGTCACCTGGGAGTCGCTGCGGCGCATCGGCAACCTCTCCTCCGCCTCGGTCCTGCACGTGCTGGCCGACACCCTGCGCGACCGTCCCCCGCGGCCGGGGTCGTACGGCCTGATGCTCGCGATGGGTCCGGGCTTCTGCTCCGAGCTGCTCCTGCTGCGGATGCCCGGATGA